The region aagtcgtatatcttcaagagatgacggtaatcgagcataacttgccggatggttccacctaattaaataaatttttagcatacttttatttttaaaaatctacataataattgtaaaatgtaatataataaaatttaccttgttatgagtgggaatgtatatgggtggttcactcgaggacgtagaaatgaaAAGCGAAATCGCGCCCAtaactgcagtagtgacaggaaacctccgatgtttgctctcctcggtcgtgtcgccccgcacatctcccgatataatgttgccaagacggcagacccccaactcaattcaccggctgctctaaaatcaacgagttttagcagccatcttagatgtacgcggctccatgacgtgtcgggcatcagataacctctaattatttgaagaatgtatgcccgagcatatcggattctttcaatttcggttgaatcttcattCGGATCAGGGAATGTttcacgtaaccagcccatctcgaccttacctccctccattttctccggaatagtgcccaaaagctcgtagcacaccgcctcccaattgctagattgggcagacccggtgactgtgtgcccgtccaccggcaatcctaaCTGCAGACtaacatcttctagagtgatagtgcactttctacatggaagatggaatgtgtgcgtctcggatCTCCACCTCTTGATCAACGCACTGATCaatttcgggtccaacttgcatccctgGCCTACCGTCGCcatgtgccaaaaacccgcttcgcgcaggtagttctctaccaacggtgatggaggagcatgcatattccggagattgcattccaatacccgatcttcagacttttataacaaataataaattaataattatctaaaaatgtataaataaaaaattcttaaataatatttaaaaattaaatttaacacttaccattgtcatttgttccaccgatatgtgatgccTATGAAGACGAgtcaatgatccggccattgatgaaatcgtacaaatttttacgatttataaaaatataaaaaaatttaaaattattttaaaaaagaaaattgagaggaaatttaaattaaatatggatttgagagaatttttgaaggaaattgagaggaaattaaaattaaatatggatttgagagaattttggaaggaaattgagaggagtTGAGAGGAAATATGAgagaggatttgtttgtgaaaaaataaaaaggggtgggggtatttatagttttttttaccgtTTGGGagcaacggtcaaatttttgaccgcTGAGTACTGTTCATGCGCGgtcgaaatcgcgtccacgtcagcacgagttgctgacatggacgcgatttcctggcacataccctgacatcgcgctgacgtggacgcgatttcgcggaaaatgaccattccggtaaataattaaatagtgggcccatttcggtaatttttgaaaaaaaagggcttGTATTGATAAATTGCCCTTTTTAGGTGACTTTTGTCTAATTTTTCAATTAATCTAGTCACATATGGCTAGAAAATTATGTGTACCCTCTCAAAATAATTCCCacactttcatatatatataatattagtttaaatatatatgataataaatttatgttaatatttattacagcatgattatatttaaaaaataatgaatactaccattaaaaatattataattttttttaaaatattttaatttaataaaaatattaaatattaaaaattatgggACATATGTATCTTTTAATTCTATGTCGGGATGAGGTTGAGTTATGATGGGGCATATTTGCCATGTTGCCATCTCAAATTATAAATCAAGCGATGCCAACTCGATGAACTAAATTAttaaaggaataaattttaaatttgtgcataaattttagtttaatgtgtaGTTGTATAAATGTTCtttaattttgtgtaaatttatgcaaaaaaaattgattttaccCAATTatcacaaattattaacatattatcaatGTGAAatcattttgtattaatatattgcatacaaaaataattatatttatctaatataaaaataaattgatgtatttatttcattaaacatgtataattaaatcgaaattaaagttttatgtatacatttaaaccataataaatttttcatgtatataattaaaccaaattaaaatttatatatcacattttatattgaataaaaattcatatataattttaaaatttatccattattaaaatatcctaaaaataaagtaaatcaaatgttatattattAGAAACTTATTAAAACTTCACTTGCAACAAATACACATTCAACTCTttcattttcatcttcttttgggttataaaaaaaaaagaagaaacactTTATCCTTGCTTACAACATGCaagttgtttttattttactcacctcttttattaattttaatatttttcattcctttcatatttttaacattatttattatttttacccaTAGAGTAAGATGAATGTCCATAATAAATTGATTAATCGAGTTTCACATcacgaataaaataatatcaactCAAGTCGATCCATGaatagttttttttctcttttttttaaaaaaatttaaatcacaaGATATATAGTGAATTACAATAACAATGCAATGTTTGAACAACAAACGTGATTGGCGCAACTCGAACTCTGATCACACTTGAGACAGTGAACACTTTTATCCATCAGGTCATAATAATGAACCAAAGTTTGAACCATGACATTTAATTTATGGGTCAAAAATGTTTACCTCATAATCCACCGCAATGGTTCAAATCTTAAGGATTACTTCATTGtggggtgtgcatgacaattgtaagaaaacaacaataacaaagttttgttttttttaatggataatatcaaatttatatatgaactttattTTAATGTGTAAATTGATACATGAACTatgatttggtgtaattatatacatgaaacttgaattgtggttcatatgtatacatgaaactttggTTTTGgttcaattgtacacatttaaaagaaataaatacatacatttattctcaatttggattaatataattttatgtttatgcAATATATCAACGTAAAATGTTGCTAATTCGATAATATTgttaatgatttatgaaaatctaatcaaataaaaaattcatgtataaaattatacaaaattaaaatttatatatgacattgtatattaaatcaaagttcatgtgtaattttaatatttatccctttTTAAATAACACTTTTATTCAAGAAAACTTAAAACACATTgcaaatttaaaatctaatttatTATGGAAAGAGAAGCTTTTGCAAGCGAAATTCTCTAATTTATTTTCCAATTATGCTTATTTACACATCTTTTACCATAAGAGATTGTATGAAAAGTGATTCCACGTCATTTTCAGCATTCTCctcctaaaaaaattcaaatccaactaaaatgttaaaaattaggAGGAAAAATATGATTTATCATTCTcctattagaaaaaaaaaaacaagggtGATGTGGAATTACAGTTTCATCTAatcatttttccatcttttataTCCCCAACCCTAGCTTAATGTTGGACCCTTAGGATCACTTGTTCTAATTATAGGATGATTTGGtaccaaaaatatatatgatttaactttattatttataaattttatttggtaagccgattgagtcttaactcgattagcatgggtattgttgtcaatgcaggaaaACGCTGGTTCAAGTGCGTTGAAGtgtattatccttctatttatgaaTTAGAGAGGGGCTACGGGCAGTTCTaaacattgtgtcaaaaagagtagatatgatcagagttataatgagattgttaaaaaaaattgatttggtaaaaagtatatttaatataattttatttgtttttaatcgGTTGAGTATTAACTTAATTAACATCAAACTATTAAAGATACTTTCACAATAATATACTttagttataaaaaatatataattcttttaattaagtTAGAATCTCATTAAAAGTAATACGAacttaataaaatgtttaaatagtaATATAGAtaatactttttttataattaataagattTTAAGCTTCTTGATGGGTGGTTGTACATCTACGTACAGTCGAGGGTCCCTCTGTGAATTGTACATAGCCTTCTGCGGAGGGGGCAAAACCCTCACCCGGGGATGATACTTTCCATTGTCGAGAGATTGGGTTAGCGTCCTCGAGGATGACACTTCAAAGACTTCTCAacaaatttatatttcaaaaaaattacaatacaGGGTTAACTTGTGCATCGTATGGGTAAGAAACTAGTATGAACTgagatatatttaaaatatttggattaaaatttaaaatgatacatAGACAACTTAGATACAAcgtgtttaaaaaatatatatacgatACCATTAAAAATTTGGAGCATTGCTTTTTAACACGTTAAATTCAAACTGTCCATACATTAAATATATagatgtttaaattttctatccatttattttaaatacactAGGCATCATATCTAGAGGTGATTTTGATTCGCTCTAGTTTGACTcgatttttcttttatattttgtatagtgatattgtgtttgagtttttgaactattttttggcaaaaataaattttgttttttgatttttgaatattatttaacaaAGTTTCAAGTCTTTTTCATAaagattctaaaaaaaaaattcaaataactctTAGTATAcggtatttaaaaaaatattttttatataaaatttttaggcTACtctcattattttaaatatttgtttttttatatgataaaaaataatttattaataaattaaattaaaaatggaaTTCAAATTGGTTCGGttaattgtctttttattattatttgtattcCATTAACTGTTCAAACACTTTAATTTGGatcgatttttaatttttcttatttagcCCTAATCGTATATAAGATGACATTTAAACATGAACAATTTAAAATTGATGTATTGAAAAATAGATAGTTTCGTTAGATTCAAgagcattattttttttatttttaacatgttAAACCTAAGCTATTTATGAGATAAGTgcacatttaaatattttttattcacatactttaaatatattttatatcaaatttaagataatttttaaTTCCTAAGCTAATAATTAAGCTAATAGAATGACTTGTTGATATGATACTAatattttagggatttaatttaaaacattttgaagttatgcatgaatttaagttattGGAGCAGGATCAAACTAGTTGGTTGAACTAGAAACTGATCAATATACTACTGCCAAGGTTTCAAAATCGGATCAGTGGTTGACCCAATCAAGCCACTAGTTCATTGGTCCAATCGATTTGATTGGTCTGTttggtttgattaaataaaacattcaaatttttatataaaaaaaacatggtTTAACCGTTTAGTTCAAACCGATTTTTTGCTCAATTCAATTAATCCGTATTGATTATTAGATCAACAGGTCTAATGTCTTTCTCTAGATTAATACCTTAATCAGTCTGGTTCGAACAACCATGATTGACTCGGATAAATGGGTTGAATTGGTTATTGAGCAAACCATTCAAAAccaataaataattgaaaattagaAAAACCAATTATGGAAttgattgaattattattattagactgataattaaatttatttaaccgATTAAACTGAAAACCGGTGAAACATTCGGTtaattaacccaaaataaaattgaaggaaaaaaaaggcAAGACAAACATGGACCTGATGGCTTCAAAGCCGTCAGATGAAAATACTAAAAATCCAACGGCGTAGATAAAACCCTAAAGACATAAAGAGCTTGTGCCTGCTCACTgggttatataaaaaaaaaccccCCCTTATTTTGTGACCCTATCTTTCCTAGTTGCAGTCGAAGTTGCGGCATATCCTTTTTAGTACTCCCTACTGTAAAggttttaatttcttaattctCTGCTTCTTCTTATCATTCGGCATATacgttttgaaaaaaaaataaagaagttaaatttatttcaattttcctATTTTAGTTTCAACGGTTGATTTGTTTTATCTTTAGATTGTTTTGATTTAGGGTTTTAAGTGACccttttgtttataaattttggggggaattattgtgtgaaaaaaagaagaagcttatcTTTAAAATTCCTTTTAGCTGCCAAAGGTTAGATTTTCACCTTAGTTTATGCTTTAGGGTTTAACACTTGCATACAATTACAATAAGTAAATTAGGGtcattgatatttttatattgttctaaagttttttttttctcttgtggGTTGATAAAGTGTGAGTTAGGCGTTAAGTTCTTTTATGTTTTCCCTAGATTTCGTTGTGTATCATATAGTGCTTGATTGTTTCACATGCTTCATATGTATTGTGTTTGATTTGTTTGCTTTAGTGCTTTTGATAAGCTTATTACCTCAATATTCTCTTTGTTTTTATTGTGTGTATCTGGGTCTTGATTTATCGtacttttacttatttatttgttgtttGCTTCTTTGGGCAGATGAACAAGGAGAGGCTCATGAAAATGGCTGGTGCAGTCCGCACCGGTGGGAAGGGTAGCATGAGAAGGTAATGTTCATGGTCTGAAAATTCCTTCGATATACCAGCTATATTATGTTTTTTGCTTTATCATCTCTGAATATAGGATGTAATTGTTGCAGTTATTAGGAGTAATAGGTGCTTGAATTTTGATGCCTCTTTGTAATTTGTATACTAATCATTATCTTGTTTTTTTAACTTGTGTTTAATAGAAAGAAGAAGGCTGTCCACAAGACAACTACCACCGACGACAAACGGTTACAAAGCACCCTCAAGAGAATAGGAGTCAATGCTATTCCTGCAATCGAGGAAGTCAACATCTTCAAGGACGATGTTGTTATCCAGTTTATTAATCCCAAAGGTAGATATGTCTTTTATCGAAGCGGACTGTGTAATTTTCTCATAGGTTTTGTAAAATTAACTAACATATATGATGGTCTGTATTTCAGTTCAAGCATCTATTGCTGCCAACACCTGGGTTGTAAGCGGTTCTCCTCAAACAAAGAGTATGCACCTCTTAACTTTGAAAGCTTCCCATAGTTGATTTTTACCTTTGTTGATCTGACATTCATGTTTTTCCCCTATTCCAGAATTGCAAGATATTCTCCCTGGAATCATCAACCAGTTGGGTATGTACACTTGACCCCAAGTAGTTCTGTTTAGGAATGTAAATGAAACATTGGTGTTTGCTAACTACTTGAGTTCAGcttaaaaacattcaaactcgATTTGGTAATTATCAAGCTGAACATGAGCAGCTTGTGCTATCAATTGAGCCGAATTCAAGCTTAGTAATACTTGACTCGAATGGCTTGTGAGCCTTAAACGAgtgtttcatatttttatattattaaattatgttattaccCTTAATACATATTATTAACACTAAGCTTAATTATTGAGCTGAGCTTGAGTTTTGAGTACAAAAAATGGTAAATGAGCTTAATCAAGCTTGAACTTGAGTAGCTCAAACATATCTTGAGCCAAGCTCGAGCTTAAAAACAGATGTTCAATCGAGCTCGAGCTGAGTATCAAGCTTCAAATTTTGAGTCGAGCTTGAGCTCTGCTTGATTACACCCAAAATTCTTTCTTTCATGTTTTGACATTGATATTGGCCGTCTTTTTGACTCGTATTCTAAAACTTATAGGACCTGATAACTTGGACAACTTGAGGAAATTGGCAGAGCAATTCCAGAAGCAGGCACCTGCTGCCGGTTCTGGTGACGGTACCGGTGCAGCCACTACTCAGGAAGAGGACGATGAGGAGGTACCAGATCTTGTACCTGGCGAGACCTTTGAAGCTGCAGCAGAAGGCCAAGCTGCTAAATAGagtttttatctttaattttcttttgttatatgtttttgatgaatttaactatttgtttctttttccaaaatttctcTATCTGTGGTTTTTGTTTGCTCTACCTTGTACTCTTAATGGTTTGGTTCAGGGTAAGCCTTCTAGAATTCCTATTATTATTGCCAATGGATTAGAGATGCATTTTCCCAAAGGCCAATAGTTTTGTCCTGAAATGCTAATCTATGCAGCTAAGAAAGTTGCATTTGGCTTTGTACTATCATTTTTATTTTGCCCAATTAAAGCTTATATTAGGGAGTATTGTCACTAAAAGCACCGTCATTAGGAGCACTGCTAGTGGAGAACATTGTTAGGGTATGTTGTGTTTGGCCAAATAATATTGCTGGTAAGGTTGCCTCTTATCCAATTAACCTATGATTGCTTaacatgtataaaaaaaacataaaaatatgtgGATTGAGTAATAGTTGAAGTGGCAATTGGATATTAAATTTGTGTTTGATCAACTTCTTGCCATCtccctaaataaaaaaattgatggaaCACTTAATCTTT is a window of Gossypium hirsutum isolate 1008001.06 chromosome D08, Gossypium_hirsutum_v2.1, whole genome shotgun sequence DNA encoding:
- the LOC107909119 gene encoding nascent polypeptide-associated complex subunit beta; the encoded protein is MNKERLMKMAGAVRTGGKGSMRRKKKAVHKTTTTDDKRLQSTLKRIGVNAIPAIEEVNIFKDDVVIQFINPKVQASIAANTWVVSGSPQTKKLQDILPGIINQLGPDNLDNLRKLAEQFQKQAPAAGSGDGTGAATTQEEDDEEVPDLVPGETFEAAAEGQAAK